In a genomic window of Wyeomyia smithii strain HCP4-BCI-WySm-NY-G18 chromosome 1, ASM2978416v1, whole genome shotgun sequence:
- the LOC129717909 gene encoding inactive CLIP domain-containing serine protease A28-like isoform X2, translated as MVISNSTVSQSQQRAMSHETEFDHIRVQDNTFTEATDDSPDCICVPSKRCKSTATGKQARDALCGSGNTCCRRNAIIPLPHAVGHTLPPPPTQPTTTPRTTTTRTTTTGPLPSLPLRPPADLQTPTFADPSIDASLLLEITALLDQFNGPNNQLELEAEFIFDMTPSVVVKTTPAPATIPTTTTTNKPTPLRAQKKCGQRRAALASRIHFVDDDSNSVEQRLSGTVNFAEFPWTVYIEERLTNGSFLYKCGGALISSGAVVTAGHCVANGRNTPQQFRIIAGDWDRRHRRERLPDQQRLVDRIVLHPNYYSGSLFNDIAVLVASAPFNDSLANVASVCLPSPRDSFSGSSCILTGWGASPATPEWEEPIQQYVSMSPLTTEQCNRQLQSNASLGRRFQMHDSFLCAGGVRGLDSCKGSGGSPLICERNGAYLLVGVMSWGVSCGQGVPGVFAGVPQQVGWIREVIGGSNDDVLLFA; from the exons ATGGTAATTTCGAATTCTACCGTCAGTCAGTCGCAGCAGCGTGCGATGAGTCAC GAAACCGAATTCGACCACATCCGGGTGCAAGACAACACATTCACGGAAGCCACCGATGACTCGCCGGACTGCATTTGTGTGCCGAGCAAACGGTGCAAGAGTACCGCCACCGGTAAACAGGCAAG GGATGCCCTCTGCGGATCAGGAAATACCTGCTGTCGCCGAAATGCCATTATTCCACTACCACATGCGGTTGGCCATACTCTGCCACCCCCTCCAACGCAACCAACAACCACTCCGAGGACTACCACTACAAGGACTACCACTACGGGACCACTTCCTAGTCTACCACTAAGACCTCCAGCCGATCTCCAAACCCCAACCTTTGCAGATCCATCGATAGATGCGAGTTTGCTGTTGGAAATCACCGCCCTCCTGGACCAGTTCAACGGCCCCAATAATCAACTCGAGCTGGAAGCCGAATTTATCTTCGATATGACACCGTCCGTCGTTGTCAAAACGACTCCAGCTCCCGCCACTATTCCCACAACAACCACTACCAATAAACCAACCCCTCTCAGAGCCCAGAAAAAGTGTGGCCAACGACGGGCAGCTTTGGCTAGCCGGATTCACTTCGTAGACGACGACTCCAATAGCGTCGAGCAACGTCTCAGTGGGACGGTCAACTTCGCTGAATTTCCCTGGACTGTTTATATAGAGGAACGTCTCACCAATGGGAGTTTTCTGTATAAATGCGGAGGAGCTCTGATATCGTCCGGAGCCGTTGTGACGGCTGGCCATTGTGTAGCTAA TGGTCGCAACACACCGCAGCAATTTCGCATCATCGCCGGTGATTGGGATCGTCGTCATCGCCGGGAGAGGCTTCCCGATCAGCAGCGACTCGTGGACCGAATCGTACTGCATCCGAACTACTATTCCGGTTCGTTGTTTAACGACATCGCAGTTCTGGTGGCTTCCGCTCCCTTCAATGATTCACTCGCAAATGTGGCTAGCGTTTGTCTTCCCTCTCCAAGGGATTCATTCTCCGGGAGTAGCTGTATTCTGACCGGTTGGGGTGCCAGTCCGGCTACGCCGGAATGGGAGGAACCGATTCAGCAGTACGTTTCGATGAGCCCACTAACCACGGAACAGTGCAACCGGCAGCTACAAAGCAACGCGTCACTTGGCAGGCGATTCCAGATGCACGATAGTTTCTTGTGCGCCGGAGGCGTTCGAGGATTGGATTCCTGCAAGGGTTCTGGTGGTAGTCCACTGATTTGCGAGCGGAATGGAGCCTATTTGCTGGTAGGGGTTATGTCCTGGGGTGTTAGTTGTGGACAGGGGGTTCCCGGGGTGTTTGCCGGGGTCCCCCAGCAAGTGGGATGGATTCGAGAAGTTATTGGTGGATCAAACGATGATGTGCTCCTTTTTGCGTAG
- the LOC129717914 gene encoding mitochondrial import inner membrane translocase subunit TIM44 encodes MQRLSKAGRLVYLQRTAPALSAAGCSSRLQNVSLQCTACYSSRRPGFFSQVLDNIKAEMEKNKEMKDNLKKFREEAQKLEESDALKAARQKFNTVESEASKGSDVLKENLDKIRGKVTEVLDEAAKTDIARKAGKIGEELGKTAKGMGETIAEKSQELGKSGAFKGISEATKAVRQEIDSQGIAARVYRAPEQLRKRVEVNLSDASRVFEANTEALGVELHKDSKFYQSWENFKNNNAYVNKVLSWKMKYDESENPMIRASRLLTDKMSDVMGNLFSKTELSETLTEICKIDPNFEQKQFLRDCENDFIPNILEAMVRGDLEVLKDWCFESTYNIIATPIAQAQKAGFFLDSKILDIENVDLAMGKVMEQGPVLIITFQTQQIMCVRDSKNNVVEGDPEKVMRCNYVWVLCRDPNELNPKSAWRLMELQANSIEQFV; translated from the exons ATG CAACGTCTTAGCAAAGCAGGCAGGCTAGTCTACCTGCAGCGGACAGCTCCGGCACTGTCCGCAGCAGGGTGCAGCTCCAGGTTGCAAAATGTTTCGCTCCAATGCACGGCG TGTTACTCATCCCGACGGCCCGGCTTCTTCTCCCAGGTGCTGGACAACATCAAGGCGGAGATGGAGAAAAACAAAGAGATGAAAGATAATTTGAAAAAGTTTCGCGAGGAAGCGCAGAAACTGGAGGAATCCGATGCACTGAAGGCCGCGCGGCAAAAGTTTAACACCGTCGAATCAGAGGCTTCCAAAGGTAGTGATGTGCTGAAGGAAAATTTGGACAAGATTCGGGGGAAGGTGACGGAAGTGTTGGACGAGGCGGCAAAAACAGACATTGCCCGCAAGGCGGGTAAAATCGGCGAGGAGCTGGGTAAAACGGCCAAAGGCATGGGAGAGACGATCGCCGAGAAAAGTCAGGAACTGGGCAAGAGTGGAGCCTTCAAAGGTATTTCGGAAGCAACCAAAGCCGTGCGGCAGGAGATCGACAGTCAGGGAATCGCAGCGAGAGTTTATCGAGCACCAGAACAGCTGCGAAAGCGAGTTGAGGTAAATTTGTCAGATGCCTCGCGGGTGTTCGAAGCGAACACAGAAGCGCTGGGAGTCGAACTGCACAAAGATAGCAAATTCTACCAGAGCTGGGAAAACTTCAAAAACAACAACGCCTACGTGAATAAGGTTCTCTCGTGGAAGATGAAGTATGACGAATCGGAGAATCCGATGATCCGGGCGTCTCGGCTGCTGACGGACAAAATGAGCGACGTGATGGGTAATCTCTTTTCGAAGACGGAGCTATCGGAAACGTTGACGGAAATCTGCAAGATTGATCCGAACTTTGAGCAAAAGCAGTTTCTGCGGGACTGCGAGAACGATTTTATCCCGAATATCTTGGAAGCAATGGTCCGCGGTGACTTGGAGGTCCTGAAAGACTGGTGCTTTGAGAGCACGTACAACATTATCGCCACACCAATTGCGCAGGCCCAGAAGGCTGGCTTCTTTCTCGATTCCAAGATTCTCGACATTGAAAACGTGGACCTGGCAATGGGTAAGGTGATGGAACAGGGCCCGGTGTTGATCATTACCTTCCAAACGCAGCAGATCATGTGCGTGCGGGATAGTAAAAACAACGTCGTCGAAGGCGACCCGGAGAAGGTGATGCGATGCAACTACGTGTGGGTTCTGTGTCGGGATCCGAACGAACTCAATCCGAAGTCGGCCTGGCGGCTGATGGAACTGCAGGCTAATAGTATAGAACAGTTTGTCTAG